CCTGCCTACCACCTGGATCAGCCTTTTGTCAGAGGGAGCAGGAGCAACTGGCATTTGGGACAATCTGGTTTGACTTCCAGTCACTTGGAATTACCCATTATAGCTGGGACTTAGTCAAAGTCTGTGGCAAAGTGAGATCACAGCCAACTTGATTTCTTTCCAAGATATCTTATCACAGGACCAGCAGCATTTCAGATGAAGGCCTTCTTAAGGAAACCTCTTCCTGGGCACTGGCTCCTAAATCAATGAATAGTTTAAATGGTTGAAAGTTCACTAGTCACCTGGATCCACAACTTAACCAGGTGGTTAAACTGTTCTAGGTGTCAATTTCCCCGTCTGGTAAATAAGGATCATAGAACTTATAATTGGTATTCTGTGCTTctgggagagaggggtggggggagacagaaagacagaaagaacaaatgtTAGTCTAATCTTGGCTTAGATTCTTCTATCAGCCAGCAAGACAGAATGTTCAGGCCCCACTGAATCATCCATCAACCATCAGCTCTGGTTTGAAACAAAGCAGAGAAGGCCACCCTGCCTGCTGGGTGTCTGTCCCTACTACAGACTTTTAAAGCCCAAGGACCAGAGCTCTCAAACCGAGTTGGATGAGGCACAACAAAGGGTAGATTATTTGGGTAGATAGATATCTAtctacctctctcctctcttctctcgcTCTTCTCTGCCCTGCCCCTCATTGCTCTTGAGGACAAAAATCATATCTACTTGCTATTCATAGCTCTAAGCTAGGAGCCTGGGATAAGGCAGTTGTTCAGAAAAGAGCCAATGATGAATGTATGGtaaaatgaaggaacaaaaaCTCActcatttaaactaccacaatCCCACTTGTAATGTTCTGAGGACGTGGCAAGCCCTGATCTACTCACTCCTCGGGTCCCTAACCCAAGTGAATTAGTTAATTTAGTTAATAACTGAAATATCTTAAGACTTTTCTGTTGGAGAGAGCAGGAGCACAAAAGGAAGGTGACAGAACTTCTTAACGTTTTTCCTGAGGCTCTGTGTGGTCTTAGGCAGCCACCCAGTCTCTCTGAGCCTcgttttctgtcttttaaatgaGCCATTTGGCTTGAATGATTTGAGGTGTCTCTGCCACTGCAGTGGTTCTTGCAGGGAAAAAGAATCAGTTGTGAGATAACACTCTTAACTTGGAAGCCGCTACTGTCCACCTCCTTGCTATTTGTTTTCTACTCATTAACATGATTACTCCTTTTGTAAAGACAGACTGGCACTAGCGGAACACACTGTCAGAGAACCTGGCATCGGATCCGGGTCCTAGCCCCAAATGACGACAAAGCTGCCATCTTTGTGTGGGGCATGGGAGGTGGGACTGGAAGAGATTACTGAAACTCAGTAAATCATGAATTAAAAATTCTCAGACTGGGACAGTCCCCACTTCAGGAGAGATACACAGACTCGTACAAGCGGGGCCTTTGTGTGTTACTCCAGGGAGGAAGTGGGTTCTCCCGGGTCGCGTGGAGGACAGACACTCCAAAACAGATTCACTGCTTCCTAATATCCTAATATGAAGAAATCAGTCTTCTCCACTTCGACAACATCCTCCGAGGTTGATTGGACTCTTGCTTATGGCTTGACGTCCACTTCTGGAGCATCAAACTTATGGGTGGCAGTTGCTCCCTGACAGGTGTTTTCTATGCACTGTgcctggcctctcctctcctctaatcctcccctcccctctcctccctgtcctctttttcctttttcctcctccttttgcctcctctcctctcttctctctcctctccctttccctcctcctctctgtctgttgttgtgtctctgtctctgtgtctctctctctgtctctgtctctctctctctctctctctctctctctcgtttgtgtttgtctgtgtgtgtgtgtctgtgtgtgtgtgtctctgtgtgtctatgtctgtgtgtctgtgtgtgtgtgtctgtgtgtgtgtgtctgtgtgtgtgtgtgcccgcccactgaagacagaagaggacattggatgccctggaactcgAGTTACAATTGTGAACTACCCAGTGGGCTCTGAGCCAGCATCTCTAGCCCTTCTGCAGGAGCCTTCTAGTTTCCGGTCTGTGCATGGACTACTTGTGCTCTCCTACAGTGAGTTGCTAGCAATGTCCTTCCCTGTGAGGACAATGAGCTGCTGCATCCTGGTCAACCCAGGCTGTCCCTGGAGAAATAGACCTATTGGCCTAATCTTTGATTCTAATTATCTGTCCACAGACTTGAATTAAACCCAAGAAGGGCCTTGTAGAGGTCTCTAAGCATCAGGTACTAGCATGTACTCAAGTACATAGCACTTGATGTCCTTAATCCTTCTGTCTCCCAGTCTTTTATGGGACTGGCCTTATCCCATGGCCTTGATTCCATCCTGTGGGCATAgtagacacaaacacaaaattctCAGAGAGAGGCTTTATTGGCTACACTAAAGGCTGAATGAGGACTTGGGTGCCTCTGGTCTTTTCAACTAGGGGAGAGCAGACTCCACAAGGGGTTGCCAGGGCTCAGCGCAGGAGAACACACTTGGCTTCCAGTCCTCCAAGGTCTGAGAAGTTATGGTAGGGAGGGTGAAGTTTGAGGTGGTGTTCCAGAGGGTCTCTGCTGCTCTGGAATTAAGATGTCAATTTTCGGAGAATAAACCCTAGACACACAGGCCTCTTTGAGACAGAAGGCGTGGGCTTTGGGGACACAGTCTTGGCTCCTGAAGTAGAGACTTGGAACACTGGCTGGGTTTTAGTGATTGAAGGTCTACAGACCGGAGGCTGGAAGAGTGTGTGGGTGATTTGAATTGGTCCCTGGGTTGCCGGTTTTTGACTGTGGAGGGCCTTTTCCTAGACTAAATTTACttcctttggttttttggagGCAGCAGATTCAAAGCCTTGGCCTGGCCCCGAGTCAGGCGGAGCCCGAAGCCAATGCCTATTCGGAGAGGCCCAGGTTCCTGGCACTGGGCACAGGGCAGTAGTTTAGGGAAGGCAAGCAGCCGGGGTATAGTCTTGTACTTGGAGGTGGGGCAAGATGGGGTGCGGAGTTGGAGACACACCAGACATATGGGGTACTCCACGACTGGGGCCGGGCCGGGTGTGCCAAGCCACAGGCGCTGCAGAAGCTGTATTTGCAGGTCTCGTGCAATTCTGCTGCGCCCCACATGGTCCACCAGGACTTGGGTGAGGGCCCCTGGGTCCTTGAATTCTGCAGGGTTCACCTTACTTGGCACGCATCCCCTTCCCCGCTTAGAGGACCTGGTGCTTCTGGACTGAGGACGCTGCCCTGCTTGCTTCTTACTTTGGATCCCTCCAGAAGGTGAGCTGGGGCCGGGGGA
This genomic window from Mus caroli chromosome 12, CAROLI_EIJ_v1.1, whole genome shotgun sequence contains:
- the LOC110307061 gene encoding proline-rich protein 30-like isoform X1, producing the protein MLPQNKNQVLLQNAVPPACFPHVFSQFVDSPPRNLASPSPHQTLPSSHFPLPATTQTHFPLPATMQTHFPRPYFYSLDSNSDFVPLPSSSSLPRSSSCFRQNCTYFGEKLPSPHSTSPSNYQLYVSPPLTCSFLSQLQNSSSRSCQSPSRLQNFQSSKITSPGPSSPSGGIQSKKQAGQRPQSRSTRSSKRGRGCVPSKVNPAEFKDPGALTQVLVDHVGRSRIARDLQIQLLQRLWLGTPGPAPVVEYPICLVCLQLRTPSCPTSKYKTIPRLLAFPKLLPCAQCQEPGPLRIGIGFGLRLTRGQAKALNLLPPKNQRK